Proteins encoded together in one Triticum dicoccoides isolate Atlit2015 ecotype Zavitan chromosome 7B, WEW_v2.0, whole genome shotgun sequence window:
- the LOC119340758 gene encoding NADH-ubiquinone oxidoreductase chain 2-like isoform X1 translates to MGILFIAVGFLFKITAVPFHMWAPDIYEGSPTPVTAFLSIAPKISISANMSRVSIVASYGGTLQQIFFFCSIASMILGALAAMAQTKVKRPLAHSSIGHVGYIRTGFSCGTIEGIQSLLIGIFIYASMTIDAFAIVPALRQTRVKYIADLGALAKTNPISAMTFSITMFSYAGIPPLAGFCSKFYLFFAALGCGAYFLAPVGVVTSVIGRWAAGRLP, encoded by the coding sequence ATATGTGGGCACCTGATATCTATGAGGGTTCACCCACCCCGGTGACAGCATTCCTTTCTATTGCGCCTAAAATCTCTATTTCTGCAAATATGTcacgtgtttctattgttgcttccTATGGGGGTACATTACAACAAATCTTCTTTTTCTGCAGCATTGCTTCTATGATCTTAGGAGCACTGGCCGCCATGGCCCAAACGAAAGTCAAAAGACCTCTAGCTCATAGTTCGATTGGACATGTAGGTTATATTCGTACTGGTTTCTCATGTGGAACCATAGAAGGAATTCAATCACTACTAATTGGTATATTTATTTATGCATCAATGACGATAGATGCATTCGCCATAGTTCCAGCATTACGGCAAACCCGTGTCAAATATATAGCGGATTTGGGCGCTCTAGCCAAAACGAATCCTATTTCGGCTATGACCTTCTCCATTACAATGTTCTCATACGCAGGAATACCCCCGTTAGCCGGCTTTTGTAGCAAATTCTATTTGTTCTTCGCCGCTTTGGGTTGTGGGGCTTACTTCCTAGCCCCAGTGGGAGTAGTGACTAGCGTTATAGGTCGTTGGGCGGCCGGAAGGTTGCCATGA